One window of Saccharomyces kudriavzevii IFO 1802 strain IFO1802 genome assembly, chromosome: 10 genomic DNA carries:
- the BIR1 gene encoding survivin (similar to Saccharomyces cerevisiae BIR1 (YJR089W); ancestral locus Anc_7.460) has translation MNDKVDKMEERYSMAKLENRLKTFQDGVMLQKKKLKWSFKVIPYQAMAKLGFYFDPVIDPMTSKLKKDSVRCCYCHRRTYSVRDCRSKKKNVLETLSNIMMKHLTDPDNNQVCLLIYLRNKLLTDYSFHMGVSDWKNDKYFSNPDNENVLHLRRFTFENNWPHGISQNECQLNVESMVNAGLIRYDSSIDGLNDPNVDKALMNDSCYCIYCKQSLQGWSLHDDPVRRHYEISQSGNCYFFQTRNRFENMRNTKGSSNDASNIISRNGEVSTTSDEEEKEEVIAVKSTSQSQNFVLNSSSSSTDPQSNDGNQSNNSVIQHRMSTLNGKEDDAKEKEQINLENENATLEGHTRCHDISVDERDVILTPNVKEDKCPNLQGMQLSSPIRKRRKLKRISPRKIFDEDDSENSVKNTTVGTDDKDKDLIIDFTGHINKTRDVGRKNAILDDSADEFSFSNQGHSTFDIPIPTSSHLFRDISSDNNNGTQEDNTDANVDVKEADLKEKEYSVNTAENEVVGDTKLIGGDSNTNILKRTQVKDRNPSGVNTDKGSFNRTHDLSETPDLNKNNVEKAEAHIRDSQYKSDTTVPVRRAWDTTHSDELNSETNDNTTHTSREEVNIPNFETSDVRMAKKDIIDVVPKAVKELAELHSLPSNEQTIQRKLDNINIDLSLSASDFSSSSNSERSSKNSSAISTPVASPKINLTRSLHTDEEFSGFSGNPANNEDFTNKRETIKTVEYPCVKNEISSNELPIFETGTPIASQENESRKLFDDDFFGKGLDPPFDSSTVEINKAPKSGSALIPSAVGSSTSDTNLLPEYSLLEKQEKEINSNSDKRTVSFLSDDNKKLRADLGEWCKIDENRLLVKNYFHDLLKYINLNDATLANDKDGDLAFLIKQMPNEELDMTFIAWVNMKVQSIKREFVGDCDKKLGILRNDFDTATNYIETLEDDDELIEIAKKMGIF, from the coding sequence ATGAATGATAAAGTAGATAAAATGGAAGAACGATATAGTATGGccaaattggaaaatagaCTGAAAACGTTTCAAGACGGCGTTAtgcttcaaaaaaaaaagctaaaaTGGAGTTTCAAAGTCATTCCGTACCAAGCAATGGCCAAGCTTGGATTTTACTTTGATCCAGTGATAGATCCTATGACCtctaaattgaaaaaagactCTGTAAGATGTTGTTATTGTCATCGTCGAACATATAGTGTAAGAGATTGCagatccaagaaaaaaaatgttcttgAAACGCTAAGCAATATAATGATGAAACATCTGACTGATCCAGACAATAATCAGGTGTGTCTTCTGATCTACTTGCGAAATAAGTTGTTAACGGACTACAGCTTTCACATGGGTGTTTCGGACTGGAAAAATGACAAATATTTCAGCAACCCAGACAATGAGAACGTATTACACTTAAGGAGAtttacttttgaaaataactGGCCCCATGGGATCTCTCAAAACGAGTGCCAACTGAATGTGGAAAGCATGGTCAATGCAGGACTTATACGCTATGATTCCAGTATAGACGGCCTAAACGACCCGAACGTGGATAAAGCACTCATGAATGACTCTTGCTACTGTATTTATTGCAAGCAATCCTTACAAGGTTGGTCATTACATGATGATCCGGTAAGGCGACATTATGAGATTTCCCAAAGTGGTaattgttatttttttcaaacacGTAAtcgatttgaaaatatgaGGAACACTAAGGGCAGTAGCAATGATGCTTCGAATATTATCAGCCGAAATGGTGAGGTCAGTACCACATCagacgaagaggaaaaagaagaagtgaTTGCAGTGAAAAGCACTTCTCAGAGCCAGAATTTTGTACTcaattcatcttcttctagTACTGATCCTCAAAGTAATGATGGTAACCAATCGAATAATTCCGTTATTCAACATAGGATGAGTACACTGAATGGAAAAGAGGATGATGCAAAAGAGAAGGAGCAAATCAATTTAGAGAATGAGAACGCAACTTTGGAAGGACACACGAGATGTCATGACATTTCTGTAGATGAAAGGGACGTTATTTTGACACCAAATGTAAAAGAAGACAAGTGTCCGAATCTTCAGGGCATGCAACTATCATCTCCtataaggaaaagaagaaagctCAAAAGAATATCGCCCAGAAAGatctttgatgaagatgatagCGAAAACTCTGTTAAGAATACTACCGTTGGTACAGATGACAAAGATAAGGATTTGATAATTGATTTTACGGGTCATATCAATAAAACTAGAGATGtgggaagaaaaaatgctatTTTGGATGATAGTGCAGATGAATTCAGTTTCAGTAACCAAGGTCATAGTACCTTTGACATACCCATACCGACTTCATCTCATTTATTCAGAGATATAAGCTcagataataataatggcaCACAGGAAGACAATACTGACGCAAACGTCGACGTAAAAGAGGCGGAtcttaaagaaaaagagtaCTCCGTCAACACTGCGGAAAATGAAGTTGTTGGCGATACGAAACTCATAGGTGGAGACAGCAATACTAATATTCTCAAAAGAACACAAGTTAAAGACCGGAATCCAAGTGGCGTCAATACCGATAAAGGTTCTTTCAACAGAACTCATGATTTGTCAGAAACGCCTGAtttgaacaagaacaatGTTGAGAAGGCGGAAGCACACATCCGAGATTCTCAATATAAAAGCGATACAACTGTACCAGTACGGCGAGCTTGGGATACAACTCATTCTGATGAATTGAATAGTGAAACCAATGATAATACTACTCATACATCAAGGGAAGAAGTGAATATACCTAATTTCGAAACATCTGATGTACGTATGGCCAAAAAAGATATCATAGATGTTGTTCCTAAAGCAGTAAAAGAATTGGCGGAACTACATAGCTTACCATCGAATGAGCAAACGATACAGAGGAAACTagataatattaatatagATCTAAGTTTGTCAGCATCAGAtttctcatcttcatccaatTCAGAGCGATCATCGAAGAATTCAAGTGCTATCTCAACACCGGTAGCAAGtccaaaaataaatctCACACGCAGCTTGCATACGGACGAAGAGTTTTCTGGATTCAGCGGAAACCCAGCCAATAATGAGGATTTTACGAATAAGCGGGAAACTATCAAAACAGTTGAATATCCATGTGTTAAGAATGAAATTTCGAGTAATGAATTGCCAATTTTTGAGACTGGGACACCGATTGCATCTCAAGAAAACGAGTCGAGAAAGTTGTTTGATGACGATTTTTTTGGGAAGGGACTGGACCCACCTTTTGATTCATCAACTGTAGAAATCAACAAGGCACCCAAGTCTGGTTCTGCATTGATTCCATCAGCCGTAGGCAGTTCGACTTCTGATACAAATTTACTTCCGGAGTATTCGCTCTTAGAAAAGCAAGAGAAGGAAATAAACTCAAACTCGGATAAACGAACAGTAAGTTTTTTGAGTGATgacaacaaaaaattaagaGCAGATCTTGGCGAATGGTgtaaaattgatgaaaatagGTTGCTTGTGAAGAATTATTTTCATGATTTATTGAAATATATAAACCTTAATGACGCTACTTTGGCTAATGACAAAGATGGTGACCTCGCGTTTTTGATCAAGCAAATGCCCAATGAAGAGTTGGACATGACATTTATCGCCTGGGTGAACATGAAGGTGCAATCTATAAAACGCGAATTCGTAGGTGATTGTGATAAGAAGTTGGGCATCTTGAGAAATGACTTCGATACTGCTACTAATTACATTGAAACTCTGGAAGATGACGACGAACTGATTGAGATTGCTAAGAAAATGGGCATTTTTTAG
- the EMC2 gene encoding Emc2p (similar to Saccharomyces cerevisiae EMC2 (YJR088C); ancestral locus Anc_7.458): MLRDLVRDKLLTIMNTKAYTQFNPEQLLTLEHELKVYMKSGDSALTEGNYFFLMEMLFYVLVYRSQDVDAQVIYNTLRDRLGESSYKMVIMKATLLQINGDDKGAIEFLENLLEEDLEYETNFVTYVSIAKKLIAIKASSKSLNQEAILKELMALTDKFPLDTELWWYASEIYFEMGQFEKTRYCLEQVLCITPFNYACFAKLSETLYYEALRSKKQVKAELLGKALNNALRSVELSELYLKGWALVNVISREMGRSKQDDLVKLSQSKLKEISKKSNNEDKITAKLILNKI, encoded by the coding sequence ATGTTGAGAGATCTAGTAAGAGACAAACTCTTGACGATTATGAATACCAAAGCGTATACTCAGTTCAATCCAGAACAATTATTGACGCTGGAGCATGAATTAAAAGTCTACATGAAAAGTGGAGATTCTGCGCTAACAGAGGGCAATTACTTCTTCTTAATGGAAATGCTCTTCTATGTTTTGGTGTATCGGAGCCAAGACGTCGATGCGCAAGTCATTTATAACACACTGAGAGATCGTCTTGGTGAAAGTTCGTACAAGATGGTAATTATGAAGGCCACCTTACTGCAAATTAATGGTGACGATAAAGGTGCTATCGAATTCTTAGAAAATCTGCTGGAAGAGGACCTAGAGTATGAAACGAATTTTGTCACGTACGTCTCCAttgccaagaaattgatcGCGATCAAGGCAAGTTCCAAGAGTTTGAATCAAGAAGCCATCCTAAAGGAATTGATGGCTCTTACAGATAAGTTTCCCCTCGATACTGAATTGTGGTGGTATGCCAGCGAGATTTATTTCGAAATGGgccaatttgaaaaaactcGCTATTGTTTGGAACAAGTCCTGTGTATTACTCCATTTAATTATGCTTGTTTCGCTAAACTAAGCGAGACTCTGTATTACGAAGCTCTACGTAGCAAGAAACAAGTGAAAGCCGAGCTCTTGGGCAAGGCGTTGAATAACGCTTTAAGGAGTGTGGAGCTGAGCGAACTGTACCTGAAGGGATGGGCATTGGTCAATGTTATCTCTCGGGAAATGGGACGCAGTAAACAGGATGACTTGGTCAAGCTGTCCCAATCGAAATTAAAGGAAATTTCCAAGAAGTCTAACAATGAGGATAAGATCACGGCCAAATTGatattgaataaaatatGA